In a genomic window of Arthrobacter woluwensis:
- a CDS encoding excinuclease ABC subunit UvrA: MGAVQGESVIRVTRASTNNLRNVSVDVPKKALTVVTGVSGSGKSSLVLDTIAAEAQRLVNDSYPTFVRNRLPQLPAPEVQAMGGLTFTALIDQRRFTGNARSTVATASDVAPLLRLVFSRIGEPSAGYSPAYSFNDPTGMCPRCEGLGTVVDIDVEALIDPAKNIDEGPVRFSQFRPGVYRWKRFAYSGLFDRKKPLGEYTPEEMDLFLYADQLKLEDPDPRFPKTARFDGVVTRMRDVYVKNRPEKIAAPVREELDHLTSRRTCPDCHGARLNAAARNSLIDGRSIADWSALSVAELRTLLEEMDDLRVEPALVGIRHTLDALLSVGLGYLSLDRQSSTLSGGEAQRVKIVRHLGSALTDVTYVFDEPSTGLHPADVRRLNRLLHRLRDEGNTVLVVEHHPQVIRVADHVIDIGPGAGPDGGTVQFEGTPDALAESGTLTGRLISRPLHLKETPRVPRGAVTVRQAAAHNLRGFDVDVPLGVLTAVTGVAGSGKSSFATAELPRQHPEFTVVGQDPLRGGVRSTSLSVLGIADEVRDVFADAGGLAPAWFSFNSKGACPACKGKGYITTELAFLDDVATPCDVCGGARFNGEALSVRIGGHTIADVLTMTAASVARLFSEHPAIVSAMTWLERVGLGYLAVGQSLDTLSGGEKQRLLLARHLQASGDLGAERIVLDEPTTGLHPSDVDRINDLFAELVDAGATLVVVEHNLRVVAQADHVIDIGPGAGSDGGSLLFAGRPADLLECADSQTGHALALASAR; encoded by the coding sequence ATGGGAGCGGTGCAGGGGGAAAGCGTCATCCGGGTGACTCGTGCGAGCACGAACAACCTGAGGAATGTCAGTGTGGACGTGCCCAAGAAGGCGCTGACCGTGGTCACCGGGGTGTCGGGATCCGGGAAATCCTCGTTGGTGCTCGACACCATCGCCGCGGAAGCCCAGCGGCTGGTCAACGACTCCTACCCGACCTTCGTCCGCAACCGCCTGCCGCAGCTCCCCGCCCCGGAAGTCCAGGCCATGGGAGGCCTCACCTTCACAGCCCTCATCGATCAGCGGCGGTTCACCGGCAACGCACGGTCCACGGTGGCGACGGCGTCCGACGTCGCGCCCTTGCTGCGGCTGGTGTTCTCCCGCATCGGGGAACCCTCCGCCGGTTACTCCCCGGCATACTCCTTCAACGACCCCACCGGCATGTGCCCCCGGTGCGAAGGGCTGGGCACGGTGGTCGACATCGACGTCGAGGCGCTGATCGATCCCGCGAAGAACATCGACGAGGGCCCGGTGCGCTTCAGCCAGTTCCGGCCCGGCGTCTACCGCTGGAAGCGTTTCGCCTACAGCGGGCTGTTCGACCGGAAGAAGCCGCTCGGCGAGTACACCCCGGAGGAAATGGATCTCTTCCTCTACGCCGATCAGCTCAAGCTTGAGGACCCGGACCCGCGGTTCCCCAAGACCGCGCGGTTCGACGGCGTCGTCACCCGGATGCGCGACGTGTACGTCAAGAACCGTCCGGAGAAGATCGCGGCGCCGGTGCGCGAAGAACTGGATCACCTCACGTCCCGCCGCACCTGTCCCGATTGCCACGGCGCCCGGCTGAATGCCGCAGCCCGGAACAGCCTGATCGACGGCCGTTCGATCGCCGACTGGTCCGCCCTGTCCGTGGCGGAACTCCGCACCCTCCTGGAGGAGATGGACGACCTGCGGGTGGAGCCCGCCCTGGTGGGGATCCGCCACACACTCGACGCGCTGCTGTCCGTGGGCCTGGGGTACCTCTCCCTGGACCGCCAGTCGTCGACGCTGTCCGGCGGGGAGGCCCAGCGCGTGAAGATCGTGCGCCACCTGGGCAGCGCCCTCACCGATGTCACCTATGTCTTCGACGAGCCGTCCACCGGGCTGCACCCCGCCGATGTCCGTCGCCTCAACCGGCTCCTGCACAGGCTGCGGGACGAGGGCAACACCGTGCTCGTGGTGGAGCACCACCCGCAGGTGATCCGGGTCGCCGATCACGTGATCGACATCGGCCCCGGCGCCGGTCCGGACGGTGGCACGGTCCAGTTCGAGGGAACGCCGGACGCACTGGCGGAGAGCGGCACCCTCACGGGACGGCTGATCTCGCGACCGCTCCACCTCAAGGAGACGCCCCGGGTGCCACGAGGCGCCGTCACCGTGCGGCAGGCGGCCGCCCACAATCTGCGCGGCTTCGACGTCGACGTGCCGCTCGGCGTCCTCACCGCGGTGACCGGCGTCGCGGGCTCCGGCAAGAGCTCCTTCGCCACCGCGGAACTGCCGCGCCAGCATCCGGAGTTCACCGTGGTGGGCCAGGACCCGCTCCGCGGCGGGGTCCGCTCCACATCCCTCAGCGTCCTCGGCATCGCCGACGAGGTCCGCGACGTGTTCGCCGACGCCGGCGGGCTCGCCCCGGCCTGGTTCAGCTTCAACTCGAAGGGCGCCTGCCCCGCGTGCAAGGGCAAGGGCTACATCACGACGGAACTCGCGTTCCTGGACGACGTCGCCACGCCCTGCGACGTGTGCGGCGGCGCACGGTTCAACGGCGAAGCGCTGAGCGTGCGGATCGGCGGCCACACCATCGCCGACGTCCTGACCATGACCGCGGCATCCGTGGCCCGGCTCTTCTCGGAGCATCCGGCGATCGTCTCCGCCATGACCTGGCTGGAACGGGTGGGTCTGGGGTACCTCGCCGTGGGGCAGTCCCTCGACACCCTGTCCGGCGGGGAGAAGCAGCGGCTCCTCCTGGCCCGGCACCTGCAGGCCTCCGGCGACCTCGGCGCCGAACGCATCGTGCTGGACGAACCCACCACGGGCCTCCACCCGAGTGATGTGGACCGGATCAACGATCTGTTCGCGGAGCTCGTGGACGCGGGCGCGACCCTCGTAGTGGTGGAGCACAATCTCCGGGTCGTCGCGCAGGCCGACCACGTCATCGACATCGGCCCCGGAGCCGGATCGGACGGGGGAAGCCTGCTGTTCGCCGGCCGCCCCGCGGATCTGCTCGAGTGCGCCGACTCGCAGACCGGCCATGCCCTCGCTCTGGCCTCGGCGCGCTGA
- a CDS encoding helix-turn-helix transcriptional regulator, with the protein MAAEQSSHRVWILQATEHLIGSTLHGGTTVPRFMIDTLRLVKPSSLDRFAFSAAERQTIGAAMIMAQVRVNDLTAALDLAETVRESRLAVAPVATDAVPAFLALEAALSEAALAAGLSTSALEHGVRLADYAAAHGDPRWIQRAHGLLAAAAAFGGEHLLAEDHLNALRSLAREQGWDTRRAEYMEGIAESLLAFTQANRGRMDRLLPRVEALQGADASAASLVVMVSVLCHVLHGRLHEAMAQASLLAMGKSQPFTPKLLRDYAVSLQAFLLILRGDPLRAQGMLRGLESSENHFLCTGTLRASAALQLQDYRGVLSGTSDCLQLRSAHNLWTLPQVLLRRSIANFRLGNTQTALHEFGDAVQLLRLSASGPALLTTPVPELEYLAARLAQHSPELAADAALLVRQADDVLQTAEPALVLPALSERERLVATMLRSDTPLPQIAQQLHVAPSTVKSQAIAIYRKLQVNSRQEAVELLERSGFFES; encoded by the coding sequence GTGGCCGCGGAACAGTCTTCACATCGCGTCTGGATCCTCCAGGCGACGGAACACCTCATCGGTTCGACCCTGCACGGGGGCACCACGGTCCCGCGGTTCATGATCGACACGCTGCGGCTGGTGAAGCCGTCGTCCCTGGACCGCTTCGCCTTCTCCGCCGCGGAACGCCAGACCATCGGCGCGGCCATGATCATGGCCCAGGTCCGCGTCAACGATCTGACGGCCGCCCTGGACCTGGCGGAAACTGTGCGGGAATCGCGGCTGGCGGTCGCGCCCGTCGCCACGGACGCCGTCCCCGCCTTCCTGGCCCTGGAGGCGGCACTGTCCGAAGCAGCCCTCGCCGCCGGCCTGTCCACCTCCGCCCTGGAGCACGGCGTCCGGCTCGCCGACTACGCCGCGGCCCATGGAGATCCCCGCTGGATTCAGCGAGCCCACGGTCTGCTGGCGGCGGCCGCGGCTTTCGGAGGCGAGCATCTTCTGGCGGAGGACCATCTGAACGCCCTCCGGAGTCTTGCCCGCGAACAGGGCTGGGACACCCGCCGGGCCGAGTACATGGAGGGCATCGCGGAATCCCTCCTCGCCTTCACGCAGGCGAACCGGGGAAGGATGGACCGTCTCCTGCCCCGGGTCGAAGCGCTGCAGGGGGCCGACGCGAGCGCCGCGTCGCTCGTGGTCATGGTGTCCGTGCTGTGCCATGTCCTGCACGGCCGGCTCCACGAGGCCATGGCCCAGGCGTCATTGCTGGCCATGGGCAAGAGCCAGCCGTTCACGCCGAAGCTCCTCCGCGACTACGCCGTGTCCCTTCAGGCGTTCCTCCTCATCCTCCGCGGTGATCCCCTTCGCGCGCAGGGCATGCTGCGGGGCCTGGAATCCTCGGAGAACCACTTCCTCTGCACCGGCACGCTGCGCGCGTCGGCGGCGCTGCAGCTTCAGGACTACCGGGGCGTCCTGAGCGGGACGAGCGACTGCCTCCAACTGCGCAGCGCCCACAACCTCTGGACGCTGCCCCAGGTGCTGCTGCGCCGGTCCATCGCGAACTTCCGGCTCGGCAACACCCAGACGGCCCTTCACGAGTTCGGCGACGCGGTGCAGCTCCTCCGGCTCTCGGCTTCAGGCCCGGCCCTGCTGACCACACCGGTCCCGGAGCTCGAGTACCTCGCGGCCCGGCTGGCACAGCACTCCCCCGAGCTGGCAGCCGACGCGGCACTCCTGGTCCGGCAGGCCGACGACGTGCTGCAGACCGCGGAGCCGGCGCTCGTGCTGCCCGCGTTGTCCGAGCGGGAACGGCTCGTCGCCACCATGCTACGGTCGGACACGCCACTCCCGCAGATCGCGCAGCAACTCCACGTCGCCCCGAGCACCGTGAAGTCCCAGGCGATCGCCATCTACCGCAAGCTCCAGGTGAACTCCCGCCAGGAGGCCGTGGAACTTCTGGAGCGCAGCGGCTTCTTCGAAAGCTGA